Genomic window (Gadus chalcogrammus isolate NIFS_2021 chromosome 3, NIFS_Gcha_1.0, whole genome shotgun sequence):
TTGGTGCTTTCAATCGTTATTTAGCTACATAGCCGTTATGTTGTGCAGTGTTGCGATAAGGCATGTGCAACCTAGAGTGAATGGGATTTGGGAACGCGATAAAGTAAGTTTTACCTGTTggatcttgtttttttttgccctgTAAAGTGGCTCAATAGGCGACAGTGAACCTTTTTGGGTACTGGCATTAAAGGTCAAACTATGCTGGGGCCTGACAGTGAGTTTTCTGTTAGCATTTGCTCAGTATGGTGCTGTAATACCTTCCATTCATTAATAATAGATTTTAAGGCTCAATTCCACTATGATGTCTGATCTGTTGCTCGGGTAGAATCAGGTTATCATTGAGGTTGTACCTAACTGCCCAAGAGTCAAAGTTCTATTGGGGGTTTTAGTCTCATTCAATGTGTTGCCAAAACTTGATGCATGTCCCTCATTCAACTCATTCATTGTTGGTGGCACTCCAGTAGACCCTTTCTGACTCTACCATAGTCATTAAGGGGGGACATAAGTTGCTAAAGTAACTGCAGAGCTGCTCATTCTAATACGACCGGACCATTCATGTCTGGTTAAACTGTGCTGCTTTCTCACTTGGTGCACGTCTATTGTAATACGTTCtatacattgttttttgtgcccATCACTGTTGTCTAACACCTGCTCATCCCCCTGGCTGCAGGCGAGAAGGAGATTCCCGGCCTGACCGACAGCACCGTCCCTCGCCGCCTGGGACCCAAGAGAGCCAGCAAGATCCGCAAGCTCTTCAACCTGTCCAAGGAGGATGATGTCAGACAGTATGTTGTCAGGAGACCCGTGACTAAAGAAGGTGAGCGTTCATTTTGCCTCCTGACATTGAATCTTTTCAGGTGTATAGGCAGGTTTGAAGTGTACAATAGGTATTATATCCTAATATGTGCTTTGTTGCTCTTGCATGCATTTATGAGGTCCTTTGCAGTCAACGCACAGCCCAGTATCTCTACACTGCCATCCCATCGCCTGTGTCCTAACCCATCGTCACTCCATACTTCATATAATTGTTTagtgttataaaaaaaaaacagttatgTTAACGGAAATGGGAAGTCCAATATGATAGTCTGCTAACCACGTCTACTTGTCTCTGTCCAGGCAAGAAGCCCAGATCCAAGGCCCCCAAGATCCAGAGGCTGGTGACCCCCCGCGTGCTGCAGCACAAGCGCCGCCGCATCGCCCTGAAGAGGCAGCGCACCCTGAAGAACAAGGAGGAGGCGTCCGAGTACGCCAAGCTGCTGGCCAAGAGGATGAAGGTACGAGCCTCACCTCCTCACTTCACATGTTGAACTTAGTATCTCTGCTGGTACCCCAGAGGTGTCCCGAAGCATGGCTTCTCTTTTGAATGGCATTCGGGATTTACGTTTTCTTTTGGCTGAGTCTTAGAAtttgtcattcttttttttatgccaTGCGTAAAGGTTAGGCTCAAGTATTAAAGTGGTGATGTGGCTATTCCCTGCCACATCAGCGTACTGCACGTTTTTTTAAAGACCACTTTTACCTCAACCAGCTGTCTACCTAATTTTTTACTAATTTCCTGTTTGTGTTCCTTGTGTTCCAACAGGAGGCTAAGGACAAACGCCAGGAACAGATCGCCAAGAGGCGTCGCCTTTCCTCCCTTAGGGCCTCTACATCCAAATCTGAGTCCAGCCAAAAGTAAactatggaaaaaaaaataaaaaacattttttgctGAAATCGTTTGTTGTCTTCAGTTCAGGTTGACATCAAAACAAATACTTGGTTTTTGAAAGGCACTTCTAGGAATCTTGTCGTTTCGAAGCGAAAGGGCATTCTTTGCAAGACGGATTCAAAACATTTAAAGTACGACCAAAACATTTCAAGTGTGCCTGCCTTGTCACCAGCAAGAATAATTTCCCTTTGTACCTACAAAAGAGATGGAAGCGATGTTATAAAGCCCTACCATCACTTTGTGGGGAAACTAAATTTCCTGGTTTGGGAACAATTATTTGGCAAAGTGACTTGTGGCTTGTGGGGAATAGTCTCCCCAATATTCAGAGCCTGAGGTGAGGTTCTGGTGTATACTACATGTGAACACGCCAAAAATAAACaggataacactttttgccagGATTTGTTTGTTATTAACGCAAAGACTACCATCACGCAATAtacgagtttgagatctcaatcattaGATATGGCCCAATATCctgagatagcgaaccaatcaaattttGTCAACTTAGGTttacgtgtagcatatactaatatTAAATAGAGTAGTCCATGGTCAGCGCCCTACCTTAGGGGCTCAGTTTGACCACTAATGCAGCCAACCCATAGACGTTTATTTGGAAAAATGTACTTATCGTTAATGGGGAAATAAACATTAACCAACATTTAACTAATGGTCTTGCAATCATTAATGTGATCAAGATTAACTTATTAAACTTAAGTTTgtgtaaaagaaaaatgaatGTATAGTATTCTTCAAACAAGGCCAAATTTAACTTATTTTAAAAAGCAAAGGGACGCGTGTGATATCCAGAATAGTTGATCTACCCTACCCAGCCTTGAAGACATCTGCATGTTTCAGTAACTGGCTACCTTCTTGCCTGGGGGCTTTAGAAGACCTAAGCTCTGAGCAGGTGGCTGAAGGATCTCGATCATTCACCGGAGACTAGCCCTAACCTTTTGGGACTCAATTGCCTGAATACATAATTCTTATTAAATGTTTGGAGGTCTATTTCCTACATAGTGGCTATTTTAGGGATCTTAACTCGTGAGGCAGTTTTTTGTAAGCCATAGGTGCCGCCATCGAGTTCGAAACAGGTCATCAAGCTTGCCACTAACTTTATTGGGTATATTTGCTTAAGCAAAGGGTATTTAAAGCACAATAGAAACCATCAACGGCTTCAATCCTTGTCCTCACGGTGCAGCATGAATCAGTCTACCAGGTTAAACCACAAACCCAcatgtcatgccaccaggtgtgggagTGATTAGCTGGCACTAGCCGTTTGGCACTATGATTttcatagtgacatcacaagtgggcgtgtacCCAGATATATGAAGGATAGATGAGCGACATTTGCTAcaatccactgggtaggctgtaGGACTGATCTATCCTGATGCATCATGGTGGCATGACTTGAGCCCTTCAAGACTTTAATTACCCAAGTACTCAGGACCTGGGCCAAAATGATGATCGTGACATTCTGGAACCCAATCTCAAAACATGTTTCCAGCTCAAGTAGGTTTGGATAGAGCTCAACTATGAACAATATCACAGGGTTTCTAGCACAAGCTCTTGCAGTATTCCTGAACTATGAAAGGCAAGCAGATTTGATATCTGTCGTACTTCAGTTGACTCAAGTCACAAGAGCAATACATAATATTTTAATTTGAATACAATTTACACCTCAGTGAAAAAGCAGAAGGCCACCCAATAAGTATATCTACTTGAACAGGATTTCACGTGCTGCATTACTGAATGCTGACGGCATCTTCAGATGCCTCTTTCTGTACTTTCCATTAGTGAAGGTTTGTGGAAGAACTGGGCTTTTGCCGGGGGACGGATGTTTGACAGGCGAGCCATTCAAGGCCGCTCTGGGTGAAGAAGTCGGTCGTAGAGAGGGTGTGTCTTTTTTGGAGTATTGTATAGCTGAGTGTTTATCTGAGATCGAGCAGAGTTTCAGAGTTTCTGTTGAATCTGCTGGCTTAACAACCCAGTCAGCAGTTGCTCCATCAAGTCAGGAGACTTGAACACCAACTGTGGAAGAAAATAAGGACACTTTCAGATGGGAGTCAAACAAATAAAGGAGATCTGGAAGCCAGGGGCCAACCTACATCAAATTCGATTGATTTTTTACATGGTTTATTGTGTGAGCTACCGGTGCAAGCCAGCGCACCCTTCACCCCTTCAGGGTGATATATATCCAGGACGTTGATGATTAGTTGGTTATATTTTAGAACTCCACAGGTTATTTGTTAGGGTTGCTAATTGGCCTGACTCCTACCAGACACCACTACCAGTACTACTTGGCGAAAATTCCTCCTCCATGTGCTGCTTGACCTGGGCCTGGTACTCCCTGAACTCCACGGTCACGCCAAAATGTTCCTGGAAagaatgtgttttgtgttggaGCTTGAGAATGTTCTCAagcaaaaacatttattcacagTCCATCTACTCATGTATAAATATCAGTTTCCAGTGCCGTTTGGTATATCCTCCTATGCAACCCTGGACGGAATATAACGCATTCAGTATGACTCCACATGCGGTGGATTCTCTATAAAATATTTGCAAAATGATAAATTGGATTGAAAGGGAAACATTGGGTCTTGTTTAGACTAACTTAATGTAAACAACAAAGTATATACAGTAGGGTCTAGAAACCTTTACATGGTGCAGTGTAAGCTGCTCCTCAACTTGTGGCCGGTCAGAGAAGCCACCAGCTCAGCTGTAATGGTGCTGACCTGGCCAGCCTCATGGCCCTCCACACCCCTAACCTTCTCATCTACAAAGAGAGGGATGAGAACAAAGATGGCCTTCCAAGTATAAATTCAGGTCTCCCTGTTTACACTACTATACAATATGTTGTGCACAAGAGCTGTAGATAAATGACCGAAGTGTAAAAGTGTGCGAACTGCAGTGCTATGGCAAACGGCGActattaaaggggtgatatcatgctttttcgacttttcccATTGCTTTAGACAGTTATAACTGTCTAAATAAATCTGTCCATGTTGCATGAACACCACTGCTGTTGTACCAGTGGGGGGAGCCTTTTGTTCCATCAGGACTACAGTCATGCACAGTGCAGATTCAGAGCTGCGACCTGCCACATCCATCTTCCTCACCAGTGACAGGTTAGGCCCTTCGCCGCCAACATCACCGACCCTCAACTGCAGCTCCATCTTCCCCATGACCCATGTTAGGGTGTTCTGCCCCAGATGCATGGTTCCACTGCCTATGATGCTCATCAAGTCCTTCACCTCCAGAAGCTTGCTCCTCGCATCAGCAGGGATCTAAGGCAAAACGGATGGAGGGAGCAGAgttgtttgcatgtttttgaTCACTATGAAAACGAATGTAAAGGAAGGAGCCTGTTCACCTGTTCTGTTGGTTTCTGAACCATGTGGGAATGTGTTCTCCAGTCTCCAGCCAATCCATGGTCCAGTTTCCTTTTCCCCCCTCCATCAGCTAAAGACAGCTTCAACAAAACCAAATGCTTACTTTTGGGCTCCATCTTATGGAAGACAGGAGAAAGAAAACTGTCATACACTGCTGGTGTATGTCATACACACCAAGATCACACTGATCTCCAGCAGGCTGCGGGCGGACCTCACTTCACGCTGGGGTGGTGACTCTAGTGTCAGAGTTGTAGACGGTCAGCAGAGTGCAGGCTGAGCAGACAATCGGTATATGGTATTTAGTGTGTCATCAGGGTTATAAGGATGGAAATCACGTACAACGAACACTTCATCAGCTGACATAGTTTGACTGTCCTCACCGGATTCGTGAACTTCTAATTTTTCGTCATGTTGCCTTGCATCTTTTTAGAATGCAGATTAGGGTATCCCAGTCACAAAACTACACCGATATTGTCAGCACGTTAGCGTGTATGGATGATCCACAGGAAAGTACCCGGGAAGAGGCTGGAGGCCCTATTTGAATCTCTTCTCTCACCTGCCCAATTCTCTTTTTGGCGGTATCCATAGCGGTATGTAAATAGCATACACTGGAGAACAGTCATGAACCAAGACCACGGGCAGACTAGTAGCGGGTCTGAATGACATGTAGCCTAATTTGAGAGAAAACTATTTTACTTTAGTTTTGTAAATGACTTAATGAGCTTTGTACAGACTAAATTAGTCAATTATAAATGTAATTAGCCTAACAGCCCAAATGATTAGGCCTAACTCCCACGTAGTTGTCAAATCCGAACACCTACGACGATGTTATATCTATAAGGCTTATAAATTGGCTTGTTGTCAGCATGttatgtgtaggcctatttcaTTCTCATCAGGTAAACAGgaacttgtgttttttttgtccttgATACAGGAAGTTGAGATGCGGTCGAGAAACGATGCAGAAACCCTCTAGCGGTCCCGTGTTTACCCCCCTTCAAACAACGCGTCCCAAACAACACTTCCCAAAACAACCTCATTTACCAGGTGAAGACAGGGGAACGAGAACAGTTTTGTCCTGCAGTAGGATCTTTAGGCCTATTCAGCGTTTCTGAAGAAAGCCACTCGCCAAGAAAGAGTAAAGAATAGTCGTAAATTATGCTGAACATAATAATGTTAACTACTAATTGATAAATCTATCATGATAAAGTGTTATTTATAGGGATGCATTGTGGAGGCACGCGCGAGATGCGAGCCTCAGACGTAGGCAGACCGCTGATCAGCGGTGTGCGTGAGGCTGCAGTCATTCCGGCTGCATCTGGTTACGTGCGTGTTTGAGGGTATTTCTACTGCGTGCACGGTGATGTGTTTCAGTTTGCATGCGTCCATCATAAGGGATATGGGCGCTAGGGGGGTTAGGTCTCGCCTACAGAAAAATGCGAAATACAAACGCACGTGTAGTGGGTGGACCTTGCGTTCACGTGGCTCTGGCTAGCAGCACTGTGCAGCTGCATCATCCACAGCGCGAGCATCCTACTCAGCAAGCAGAACATCATGGAATCTGCAGAGTAAGTAGGGTATTCAAAATGTCTGGGTTTGAGTTCTAGGTTTGCATCGATATAGGTGATTGCGTTTTTTAGTGGAATGAAAATGCTTTTtagcttttattttatttaatttttttgtattattttctcACAAGAAGGGGGAATAAGTAATCCAGTTTAACTCACAGTCAGATGACTTcaaatttatatttttgtatttattctgtATTCCTGTGGGTCTCGCTGTACATTCTTTCTGTCTTCTGTGTCTGCAAATTTAGCAAGTTATTTCTGTAACTGTAAACGTTCTGAGGAGTAATTACATGGTTAGTGGGTCTGTTGACCCCCTGAAGCAATCTCCCCATCTAATCACCATCACTGCATAAGTCTTTATCCGTTATCCATTCCATAAGTTTATAGTCATCTTTTTGTCATGACTTCCAGTGACCTTGCTGCCGATATATTTTGATCTGATTCAACTGCCAGGGCAATACATCTCTGATTTAAATTAAAGGTATCTGTAACAATGTTCATGCTACACCCGTGATGTTGGAACTGGATTATTGCATACTTAGTTATGGTAAAATGATAGAGGGCAGGAGAGGGTAACATGCTGCCATGTTGTAGACCTCCTGAGTGTGTGTCGTGATGGCTGGTTGACCCTGTTGCACATTGATAGGTCAATGccccacaggtgtgcagcctcacccgacacagagtccaatcagtctgttTCGGGCTAGgggaggctgcttaaaccagccatcgtcCACCACATCCACAGTAACCTCtgcaacagaaaaaaacaacattcaaaATAGACACCATCACCAAGAAAAGTGTTAGGGATTCAAATCTGAAGAGAATGGCTAATTTGTTTATAAAGTTGTCATAACAACagtcagtccccccccccccccccccttgcagtGTGATCCGGCTCATCATGCAATACCTGAAGGAGAACAGGCTGTATCGGACCCTGAGCGCCCTGCAGGAGGAGACCACCGTGTACCTCAACACCGTGGAGTCCATCGACAGCTTCGTCCTGGACGTCACCCGGGGACACTGGGACGCCGTGCTCCTCGCCATCCAGTCCCTCAAGCTGCCCCAGGACACGCTGGTGGACCTCTACGAGCAGGCGGGACCCCCGAACCCCTCATCCCCCCTAGCCCTCCACACGTTGCTCATCCACTCTTTCCCTTACAGAGGACACTTAAATGGTTCTCTATTAATCAGAGGCAGGGTATCCGAGTGTGGAACAGTGTAGGCAATGAAGCATTGCTGTCTGGTCGTCTAGCAGATGCTCTTGTCCATAGCCACTCTTCGTGGTTTATAGTCGCTGTGAGGCAGCAGTCGTGAAGTGTGCCGGCAGTCCATGCGCTGCCATGGCTTTTCTAGCTTGCATTTCGCTGTGAAGATGAAGCGATTGCATACTTTAGCCCAAGTGGCGCGACGAATAACAGTATGAACGCGAGCGGCTTTGATTATGTATTACAAACATAAGGGTTGATAAATATGTCAAACATTTGGGACCCAcgagacacacaaaacactatCCCAAAGAAGGAATtccaagaaaaacacacaatttgAACCGACAGAACAGTGCAAAGAACTCTTTCTccctttttatctctctctctcttgcccgcTCTCAGGTGGTCTTGGAGCTGATcgagatgagggaggtgggcgCGGCCCGGTCACTGATGAAGCAGACAGAACCCATGCTGCTGCTGAAGAGGAGCCAGCCGGGGAGGTTCAGACACCTGGAGGGCCTGTTGACAAGGGCCTTCTTCGACCCCCGGGAGGTAGACACCCCAACacatccattgtgtgtgtgtgtgtgtgtgtgtgtgtgtgtgtgtgtgtgtgtgtgtgtgtgtgtgtgtgtgtgtgtgtgtgtgtgtgtgtgtgtgtgtgtgtgtgtgtgtgtgtgtgtgtgtgtgtgtttgtgtgtgtgttttgggagcCTGCCTGAACCTACCTGTACGCCCCACCCTGCTCTAAATGTGGTGGTCCAAGTTGCCAGACGTTGCTAATGGTCACTAATGGTCATTAACGGCATGTTAACGTCAGATGGGCTATAATTGCTAGTTGCTAATTGCTTATATCCACTAAAAATCGTGGTCGCTAACAGTCTGTTACAACTAAAGCCCAATTACTAAGGAactgaaaatataaataaataagattaCAGCTGGCGAAATAAAACTATGGACCAATCTTTGATAACTTGCCTCCCACCCCAGCAGAGATGGGAACACGTTGCTAAGCTCTGACTGGCCAAGCGGGTGTCCGCAAATCTTTGCCCCCTGCAGGCGTATCCGGGCGGCAGCGGGAAGGATAAGCGGCGGCGAGCCATCGCCCGGTCTTTGGTGAGGGAGGTCAGCGTGGTGCCCCCCTCCCGCCTCATGGGGCTGCTGGAGCAGGTCGGAGTGAGTGAAGCACTCCTTCATTATCCTCCGTCAGATAAAGGGTCTCCAGCTAGACTCCCTCATTATCCTCCTTCAGATAAAGGGCCTCCAGCTAGACTCCTTCATTATCCTCCTTCAGATAAAGGGTCTCTAGCTAGACTCCTTCATTACCCTCCTTCAGATAAAGGGTCTCCAGCTAGACTCCCTCATTATCCTCCTTCAGATA
Coding sequences:
- the rps6 gene encoding 40S ribosomal protein S6, translated to MKLNISFPATGCQKLIEVDDERKLRTFYEKRMATEVPADPLGDEWKGYMVRISGGNDKQGFPMKQGVLTHGRVRLLLSKGHSCYRPRRTGERKRKSVRGCIVDANLSVLNLVIIKKGEKEIPGLTDSTVPRRLGPKRASKIRKLFNLSKEDDVRQYVVRRPVTKEGKKPRSKAPKIQRLVTPRVLQHKRRRIALKRQRTLKNKEEASEYAKLLAKRMKEAKDKRQEQIAKRRRLSSLRASTSKSESSQK